The following are from one region of the Gryllotalpicola protaetiae genome:
- a CDS encoding glycoside hydrolase family 3 protein, whose translation MASPSRSEILGTLLPGFVGTELPEWLGTLLREGLGGVCLFGGNIGTGEQTAALTAAILAENPDAVIAIDEEGGDVTRLYYDRGAPYPGNALLGRIGDLALTERTARAVGWQLREVGVNVTFAPDADINSNPDNPVIGVRSFGTDPDVVADHAAAWVGAVQATGVGAAAKHFPGHGDTAQDSHLALPIVDRSLEELRERELVPFRAAIEAGTELIMTSHILLPQLDAVPATMSAPVLQGLLRGELGFTGVIVSDALDMKGASGELGIPGAAARALAAGVDLLCIGTDNTAAQLEEIAAAIAAAVASGALDGERVADAARRTRLLAGRLRARAATAPLPASPVPEPQYDLDEITRGFDVSPYAREWIAAADGQYELVRIESVANIAVGEAPWGVESDLVVMPPMAEEPRSGVSKPPAARDRFETRADAGASTIGLVIIGKDLHRRAYARDYIDRARAERGASVLVVDMGWAGDDRAYADVATFGASRLAGQALVHLLGGVA comes from the coding sequence ATGGCCTCGCCCTCCCGTTCAGAGATCCTCGGCACCCTGCTGCCGGGCTTCGTCGGCACCGAGCTGCCCGAGTGGCTCGGCACCCTGCTGCGAGAGGGGCTCGGCGGCGTCTGCCTGTTCGGCGGCAACATCGGAACCGGCGAGCAGACCGCCGCGCTCACCGCGGCGATCCTGGCCGAGAACCCCGACGCGGTCATCGCGATCGACGAGGAGGGCGGCGACGTCACCCGCCTCTACTACGACCGCGGCGCCCCCTATCCGGGCAATGCGCTGCTCGGCCGCATCGGCGACCTCGCGCTCACCGAGCGCACGGCGCGCGCCGTCGGGTGGCAGCTGCGCGAGGTCGGGGTGAACGTCACCTTCGCGCCGGACGCGGACATCAACTCGAACCCCGACAACCCCGTGATCGGCGTGCGCTCGTTCGGCACGGACCCCGACGTCGTCGCCGACCACGCGGCCGCGTGGGTCGGCGCGGTGCAGGCCACGGGAGTCGGGGCGGCGGCGAAGCACTTCCCCGGCCACGGCGACACCGCGCAGGACTCGCACCTCGCCCTGCCGATCGTCGACCGCTCGCTCGAGGAACTGCGCGAGCGTGAGCTCGTGCCGTTCCGTGCGGCGATCGAGGCGGGCACGGAGCTGATCATGACCTCGCACATCCTGCTGCCTCAGCTCGACGCGGTCCCCGCGACCATGAGCGCGCCCGTGCTGCAGGGGCTGCTGCGCGGCGAGCTCGGCTTCACCGGCGTGATCGTCTCGGACGCGCTCGACATGAAGGGCGCCTCGGGTGAGCTCGGCATCCCGGGCGCGGCGGCGCGTGCGCTCGCCGCAGGCGTCGACCTGCTCTGCATCGGCACCGACAACACCGCCGCCCAGCTGGAGGAGATCGCGGCGGCGATCGCAGCTGCGGTCGCGTCGGGTGCGCTCGATGGCGAGCGGGTGGCGGATGCCGCACGCCGCACCCGCCTGCTCGCCGGGCGCCTTCGCGCACGGGCCGCCACGGCGCCCCTGCCCGCGTCCCCGGTGCCCGAGCCGCAGTACGACCTCGATGAGATCACGCGCGGCTTCGACGTGTCGCCGTACGCCCGTGAGTGGATCGCTGCCGCAGACGGGCAGTATGAACTCGTGCGCATCGAGAGCGTGGCGAACATCGCCGTCGGCGAGGCCCCATGGGGGGTGGAATCCGATCTCGTTGTGATGCCTCCGATGGCTGAGGAGCCGCGCAGCGGCGTCTCGAAGCCTCCGGCCGCACGGGATCGTTTCGAGACGCGCGCTGACGCGGGCGCTTCAACGATCGGGCTGGTGATCATCGGCAAAGACCTGCACCGTCGCGCATACGCCCGCGACTACATCGATCGTGCGCGGGCCGAGCGTGGGGCATCCGTTCTCGTCGTGGACATGGGCTGGGCGGGCGATGACCGTGCGTATGCCGACGTCGCCACCTTCGGGGCGTCCCGACTGGCTGGCCAGGCGCTCGTCCATCTGCTCGGGGGAGTCGCATGA
- a CDS encoding ROK family transcriptional regulator, whose translation MTQQVDHRRDARPALRPRQLAEKSLPEHNRRHNRALVLQHLFHGGALSRADLARESGLTRVTVGDLVAELQGEGIVHELGQRQGTRPGKPATLVEIDADAFHIAAIDLSPDDSFVGVVTNLRGEVLHRLEQPLAGATGETAVEKVLILVAGLVGAASSRLLGIGVGTPGIIDGDGVVVQAPNLGWYDLDLGARIRRAFDYPVHVGNDANAAALGIRTFDENAGDSLLVVRVEHGVGAGLVIGGTLVAGEQFAAGEIGHVVVDEEGEECVCGRRGCLEVIIATPHLKRRMAAAGDGRGEQVLTDAGRALGLALSPVISILNLNLVVLSGPAELIGGAFIDTTRQTIRARTMSAVSNGLELRTASGDEDLVLMGAAVLVLSAELGVS comes from the coding sequence ATGACGCAGCAGGTCGACCACCGCCGCGATGCGCGCCCCGCTCTGCGCCCTCGCCAGCTCGCCGAGAAGTCGCTGCCGGAGCACAACCGGCGCCACAACCGCGCGCTTGTGCTGCAGCATCTCTTCCACGGAGGAGCCCTGAGCCGAGCGGATCTCGCCCGGGAATCCGGCCTCACCCGCGTGACCGTCGGCGACCTCGTCGCCGAGCTCCAGGGCGAGGGGATCGTGCACGAGCTGGGACAGCGACAGGGCACCCGCCCTGGCAAGCCGGCCACTCTCGTCGAGATCGACGCCGACGCGTTCCACATCGCCGCCATCGACCTCTCCCCCGACGACAGCTTCGTCGGTGTCGTCACGAATCTGCGCGGCGAGGTGCTGCACCGCCTCGAGCAGCCGCTCGCCGGCGCCACCGGCGAGACCGCCGTCGAGAAGGTGCTGATCCTCGTCGCGGGCCTCGTCGGCGCGGCGTCCTCGCGGCTGCTCGGCATCGGCGTCGGCACGCCTGGCATCATCGACGGCGACGGCGTCGTCGTGCAGGCGCCGAACCTCGGCTGGTACGACCTCGACCTCGGCGCGCGCATCCGCCGCGCATTCGACTACCCCGTGCACGTCGGCAACGACGCCAATGCGGCCGCCCTCGGCATCCGCACCTTCGACGAGAACGCCGGCGACAGCCTGCTCGTCGTGCGCGTCGAGCACGGCGTCGGCGCCGGCCTCGTGATCGGCGGCACGCTCGTCGCCGGCGAGCAGTTCGCCGCCGGCGAGATCGGCCACGTGGTCGTCGACGAAGAGGGCGAGGAATGCGTGTGCGGCCGCCGCGGCTGCCTCGAGGTGATCATCGCGACGCCTCACCTGAAGCGGCGCATGGCCGCTGCGGGCGATGGCAGGGGCGAGCAGGTGCTGACGGATGCCGGGCGGGCACTCGGCCTCGCCCTGAGCCCCGTCATCAGCATCCTCAATCTCAATCTCGTCGTCCTGTCGGGGCCGGCCGAGCTGATCGGCGGCGCCTTCATCGACACCACGCGGCAGACGATCCGCGCCCGCACCATGTCGGCGGTCAGCAACGGCCTCGAACTGCGCACCGCCTCCGGCGACGAGGACCTCGTGCTGATGGGCGCCGCCGTGCTCGTCCTGTCGGCAGAGCTCGGCGTCTCATGA
- a CDS encoding extracellular solute-binding protein — MRKSRIMVIGAVGIAAALALTACSSGGSGSKDSSTSSGAAFSTDGKGKTLTVWSMNGDLPANVLTAINDEFTKETGAKVKVQTQQWDGIVTKVTTALSSNNVPDLIDVGNTQITGYAATGGLLDITALKDQLAQGQTWLGGLVDPATVDGKLYGVPELAGARTVIYNKQLWAAAGITTEPKTYAEFTADLDKIKAAHASDPNFAAFYLPGQYWYDGLQWVWDAGGKIVSGKEGSWKGELSSSAAIQGLNDFKTFQNTYSTQASQTLNTDKPDQDQYFADGHAATIEGNGWETGSITTDNKQLTADDLGTFAFPGKSGDTQPVDLGGSDWAIPAKSKNQGLALTWAKIAASPSIQKMVAAAGIIPISTEAVDAASSSLTPLQIGSFTAAKNSTATPSAVNWSTVESDKTMETLFSSIASGSKSVEDAAKAADASIESDLNK; from the coding sequence ATGCGTAAGTCGCGCATCATGGTGATCGGTGCCGTCGGCATCGCCGCCGCCCTCGCCCTGACCGCCTGTTCGTCGGGCGGCTCGGGTTCGAAGGACTCGAGCACGTCATCCGGCGCCGCCTTCTCGACCGACGGCAAGGGCAAGACCCTCACCGTCTGGTCGATGAACGGCGACCTGCCCGCCAACGTCTTGACGGCGATCAACGACGAGTTCACGAAGGAGACCGGCGCAAAGGTCAAGGTGCAGACCCAGCAGTGGGACGGCATCGTCACCAAGGTCACCACCGCGCTCTCGAGCAACAACGTGCCCGATCTGATCGATGTGGGCAACACGCAGATCACCGGCTACGCCGCCACCGGCGGCCTGCTCGACATCACCGCCCTCAAGGACCAGCTCGCGCAGGGCCAGACCTGGCTCGGCGGCCTCGTCGACCCGGCGACCGTCGACGGCAAGCTGTACGGCGTGCCCGAGCTCGCCGGCGCGCGCACCGTCATCTACAACAAGCAGCTGTGGGCGGCCGCGGGCATCACGACCGAGCCGAAGACCTACGCGGAGTTCACCGCCGACCTCGACAAGATCAAGGCCGCGCACGCCTCAGACCCGAACTTCGCCGCCTTCTACCTGCCCGGCCAGTACTGGTACGACGGCCTGCAGTGGGTCTGGGACGCCGGCGGCAAGATCGTCTCCGGCAAGGAGGGGTCGTGGAAGGGCGAGCTGTCGAGCTCGGCTGCGATCCAGGGTCTGAACGACTTCAAGACGTTCCAGAACACCTACTCGACCCAGGCGTCGCAGACGCTCAACACCGACAAGCCCGACCAGGACCAGTACTTCGCCGACGGCCACGCCGCGACGATCGAGGGCAACGGCTGGGAGACCGGGTCGATCACGACCGACAACAAGCAGCTGACCGCCGACGACCTCGGCACCTTCGCCTTCCCGGGCAAGTCGGGCGACACCCAGCCCGTCGACCTCGGCGGCTCCGACTGGGCGATCCCCGCGAAGTCGAAGAACCAGGGTCTCGCCCTGACCTGGGCGAAGATCGCCGCATCGCCCAGCATCCAGAAGATGGTCGCCGCCGCGGGCATCATCCCGATCAGCACCGAGGCCGTCGACGCGGCGTCCTCCAGCCTGACGCCGCTGCAGATCGGCTCGTTCACCGCCGCCAAGAACTCGACCGCGACCCCGTCGGCCGTGAACTGGTCGACGGTGGAGAGCGACAAGACGATGGAGACGCTGTTCTCGTCCATCGCCTCGGGTTCCAAGTCCGTCGAAGACGCGGCCAAGGCCGCCGACGCCTCGATCGAGTCCGACCTCAACAAGTGA
- a CDS encoding carbohydrate ABC transporter permease, giving the protein MPAILLTPAGLVIVALTLVPIGFLVFTSFTDYDKRTLFTGVYNFVGFQQYTAVLSSAAFWEALVRTVLFTAAMVAGSVVIGMGVSQLMLRTGVIVRYLVTIVLIVAWAMPNVATSKVWVWLFQPGYGVIPWLITQLHVFGNVTQKDFTNSFWGALVIIWLLVVWQAVPFIALTLFAAQTQIDQSLIEAARIDGASEWRVYFNITLPFLRPTLGLMTILSIIWDFNVINQIILVAGVQVLKPIATLGVWSYLTAFVNSDVGSGAAIAVITTILLLGITSIYIRNLLKSGEEF; this is encoded by the coding sequence GTGCCGGCGATCCTGCTGACGCCGGCCGGTCTCGTCATCGTGGCGCTCACCCTGGTGCCCATCGGGTTCCTGGTCTTCACATCGTTCACCGACTACGACAAGCGCACGCTGTTCACGGGCGTCTACAACTTCGTCGGGTTCCAGCAGTACACGGCGGTCCTCTCCTCTGCAGCGTTCTGGGAAGCGCTCGTGCGCACCGTGCTGTTCACCGCGGCCATGGTCGCGGGCAGCGTCGTCATCGGTATGGGCGTCTCGCAGCTGATGCTGCGGACCGGCGTCATCGTGCGCTATCTCGTCACCATCGTGCTCATCGTCGCGTGGGCGATGCCCAACGTCGCGACGTCGAAGGTCTGGGTGTGGCTGTTCCAGCCCGGCTACGGCGTGATCCCCTGGCTGATCACTCAGCTCCACGTCTTCGGGAACGTCACGCAGAAGGACTTCACCAACAGCTTCTGGGGCGCGCTCGTCATCATCTGGCTGCTCGTCGTCTGGCAGGCAGTGCCGTTCATCGCCCTCACGCTCTTCGCAGCTCAGACCCAGATCGACCAGTCGCTGATCGAGGCCGCCCGCATCGACGGCGCCAGCGAATGGCGCGTCTACTTCAACATCACGCTGCCGTTCCTCAGGCCGACGCTCGGCCTGATGACGATCCTCTCGATCATCTGGGACTTCAACGTCATCAACCAGATCATCCTGGTGGCCGGCGTGCAGGTGCTGAAGCCGATCGCGACGCTCGGGGTGTGGTCGTATCTCACTGCCTTCGTGAACTCCGACGTCGGTTCGGGCGCCGCCATCGCGGTGATCACAACGATCCTGCTGCTCGGCATCACGAGCATCTACATCCGCAATCTGCTGAAGAGCGGCGAGGAGTTCTGA
- a CDS encoding carbohydrate ABC transporter permease, translated as MATTVRRRRRVNWGSNIVAIVFALVWIFPVYWMLNTAFKPRDEVMSETPKFWPSHLDAANFVAALAQSTFLRNLQNSLIVVLGAVLIAIVLGMFASAALTRFRFRGRKLILVVILAVQMLPATALLIPQFLVFNRLNLTGTYIGLILAYVASVLPFSVWVVRGFFLAIPVELEEAAAIDGAGSWRILFSVLFPLVTPGIIASSIFAFISAWNDYLTAYVFMSDSSMYTLPLWLTSFATPNGSTDYGAQMAASVVFSLPVVVFFLIIQRNLVSGISAGAVKG; from the coding sequence ATGGCCACCACCGTTCGCCGCCGGCGTCGCGTCAACTGGGGCTCCAACATCGTCGCGATCGTGTTCGCGCTCGTGTGGATCTTCCCCGTCTACTGGATGCTGAACACCGCGTTCAAGCCCCGCGACGAGGTCATGAGCGAGACGCCGAAGTTCTGGCCGAGCCACCTCGACGCAGCGAACTTCGTCGCGGCGCTCGCACAGTCGACCTTCCTGCGGAACCTGCAGAACAGCCTCATCGTGGTGCTCGGGGCCGTGCTCATCGCGATCGTGCTCGGCATGTTCGCCTCGGCCGCGCTCACCCGATTCCGCTTCCGCGGCCGCAAGCTGATCCTCGTCGTGATCCTCGCGGTGCAGATGCTGCCGGCGACCGCCCTACTCATCCCGCAGTTCCTGGTGTTCAACCGCCTCAACCTGACGGGGACGTATATCGGCCTGATCCTCGCCTACGTCGCATCCGTGCTGCCGTTCTCGGTCTGGGTCGTGCGCGGGTTCTTCCTCGCCATCCCGGTCGAGCTCGAAGAGGCCGCGGCGATCGACGGCGCCGGCTCATGGCGCATCCTGTTCTCGGTGCTGTTCCCGCTCGTCACTCCCGGCATCATCGCGTCGAGCATCTTCGCGTTCATCTCGGCGTGGAACGACTATCTGACGGCGTACGTCTTCATGTCGGATTCCTCGATGTACACCCTGCCGCTGTGGCTCACCTCGTTCGCGACCCCGAACGGCAGCACCGACTACGGGGCTCAGATGGCCGCATCCGTCGTCTTCTCGCTGCCCGTCGTGGTGTTCTTCCTGATCATCCAGCGCAATCTGGTGTCCGGCATCTCAGCGGGCGCTGTCAAGGGCTGA
- a CDS encoding NADP-dependent isocitrate dehydrogenase, producing the protein MSKIIYTRTDEAPLLATYSLLPIISAYAAKAGVEFESSDISLAGRIIAQFPERLTAEQRVPDALSELGALTSDPGANIIKLPNVSASVPQLKAAVAELQALGYDIPDYPEAPSTDEERDFAARFDKVKGSAVNPVLRQGNSDRRAPGAVKAYAKAHPHSMGAWSADSKTDVVTMGHDDFFSNEKSVTIAADDSIRIEHVAADGAVTVLKGDFPVLAGEIVDGTFLSVAKLEAFLADQIAAAQASGVLFSVHLKATMMKVSDPIIFGHVVKTFFKPVFEKYGADLAAAGLSANDGLGAVLAGLDKLPNGAEIRAAFDAGLAAGPKLAMVNSDKGITNLHVPSDVIVDASMPAMIRIGGHMWGPDGAEADTLAVIPDSSYAGVYKTVVDDCKVNGKLDPATMGTVPNVGLMAQAAEEYGSHNKTFEVPADGIVRVVNSAGETLIEHQVEAGDIWRACQTKDAPITNWIELAVQRARLSNTPAIFWLDESRAHDAELIKKIDAYLPSLDTDGLDLAVLAPAAATQKSLDRIRKGEDTISVTGNVLRDYLTDLFPILEVGTSAKMLSIVPLMAGGGLFETGAGGSAPKHVQQLVEEDYLRWDSLGEFFALAASFEHLAQTTGNARAQILADTLDRATGTFLNEDRSPGRKLGTIDNRGSHFYLALYWAQELARQSEDADLAAVFGPLAAKLAADEQEIVAELLAVQGSHVDLGGYYRPDDAKAEAVMRPSATLNAAIDGF; encoded by the coding sequence ATGTCCAAGATCATTTACACCCGCACTGATGAGGCGCCGCTGCTGGCGACCTACTCGCTGCTGCCGATCATCTCGGCGTACGCCGCGAAGGCGGGTGTGGAGTTCGAGTCGAGCGACATCTCGCTGGCCGGCCGCATCATCGCGCAGTTCCCCGAGCGGCTCACCGCAGAGCAGCGTGTGCCGGATGCGCTGAGCGAGCTCGGCGCGCTGACCAGCGATCCGGGCGCGAACATCATCAAGCTGCCGAACGTGTCGGCGTCGGTGCCGCAGCTGAAGGCGGCGGTCGCCGAGCTGCAGGCGCTGGGCTACGACATCCCCGACTACCCTGAGGCGCCCTCGACCGACGAGGAGCGCGACTTCGCCGCCCGCTTCGACAAGGTCAAGGGCTCGGCCGTGAACCCCGTGCTCCGTCAGGGCAACTCCGACCGCCGCGCGCCGGGAGCGGTGAAGGCGTATGCGAAGGCGCACCCGCACTCGATGGGCGCGTGGAGCGCGGATTCCAAGACCGACGTCGTGACCATGGGTCATGACGACTTCTTCTCGAACGAGAAGTCGGTGACGATCGCGGCTGACGACAGCATCCGCATCGAGCACGTCGCGGCAGACGGCGCCGTGACCGTGCTCAAGGGCGACTTCCCGGTTCTGGCCGGCGAGATCGTCGACGGTACCTTCCTCTCGGTGGCGAAGCTCGAGGCGTTCCTCGCCGACCAGATCGCGGCGGCGCAGGCATCCGGCGTGCTGTTCTCGGTGCACCTCAAGGCGACCATGATGAAGGTCTCCGACCCGATCATCTTCGGCCACGTCGTGAAGACGTTCTTCAAGCCGGTGTTCGAGAAGTACGGCGCCGACCTCGCGGCCGCCGGCCTCTCGGCGAATGACGGCCTCGGCGCTGTGCTCGCGGGGCTCGACAAGTTGCCGAACGGCGCCGAGATCCGCGCAGCGTTCGACGCGGGGCTGGCCGCGGGCCCGAAGCTCGCGATGGTGAACTCGGACAAGGGGATCACCAATCTGCACGTGCCGTCCGACGTCATCGTCGACGCGTCGATGCCCGCGATGATCCGCATCGGCGGCCACATGTGGGGCCCGGACGGCGCCGAGGCGGACACGCTCGCCGTCATCCCCGACTCGTCGTACGCCGGGGTCTACAAGACCGTCGTCGATGACTGCAAGGTGAACGGCAAGCTCGACCCGGCGACCATGGGCACCGTGCCGAACGTGGGCCTCATGGCGCAGGCCGCCGAGGAGTACGGCTCGCACAACAAGACCTTCGAGGTGCCGGCAGACGGCATCGTGCGCGTCGTGAACTCGGCGGGCGAGACGCTCATCGAGCACCAGGTCGAGGCCGGTGACATCTGGCGCGCCTGCCAGACGAAGGACGCCCCGATCACGAACTGGATCGAGCTGGCCGTGCAGCGTGCCCGCCTCTCGAACACCCCGGCGATCTTCTGGCTCGACGAGAGTCGCGCCCACGACGCCGAGCTGATCAAGAAGATCGACGCGTACCTGCCGAGCCTCGACACCGACGGGCTCGACCTCGCTGTTCTGGCCCCTGCCGCTGCGACTCAGAAGTCACTCGACCGCATCCGCAAGGGCGAGGACACCATCTCCGTCACGGGCAACGTGCTGCGCGACTACCTGACCGACCTGTTCCCGATCCTCGAGGTCGGCACCTCCGCGAAGATGCTCTCGATCGTTCCGCTCATGGCTGGCGGCGGCCTCTTCGAGACCGGCGCGGGCGGCTCGGCGCCGAAGCACGTGCAGCAGCTCGTCGAAGAGGACTACCTGCGCTGGGACTCGCTCGGCGAGTTCTTCGCCCTGGCGGCCTCGTTCGAGCACCTCGCGCAGACGACGGGCAACGCCAGGGCCCAGATCCTCGCGGACACGCTCGACCGAGCGACCGGAACATTCCTCAACGAGGACCGCTCGCCCGGCCGCAAGCTCGGCACAATCGACAACCGCGGCTCGCACTTCTACCTCGCCCTGTACTGGGCGCAGGAGCTCGCGCGTCAGTCGGAGGACGCCGACCTTGCCGCCGTCTTCGGGCCGCTCGCCGCGAAGCTGGCGGCCGATGAGCAGGAGATCGTGGCAGAGCTGCTTGCGGTGCAGGGCTCGCACGTCGACCTGGGCGGCTACTACCGCCCGGACGACGCGAAGGCCGAGGCCGTTATGCGCCCGAGCGCGACGCTGAACGCGGCGATCGACGGATTCTAG
- a CDS encoding GNAT family N-acetyltransferase → MADLRLEDLSASNIAAANALSLKPGQEQYVTPVSYSAAAVIINPATSWQRVIVDGDDVVAFIQADFDPQAPSEEFRSILWRINVDADDQGKGVGRFAVEALADEARKRGLDALYVIWEPGEDGPEAFFLRTGFEPVGETNYGDTIGKLAL, encoded by the coding sequence ATGGCTGACCTGCGTCTGGAAGATCTGTCCGCGAGCAACATCGCCGCAGCCAACGCGCTCTCCCTGAAGCCCGGCCAGGAGCAGTACGTGACCCCGGTCTCGTACTCTGCCGCGGCCGTGATCATCAACCCGGCCACCTCGTGGCAGCGGGTCATCGTCGATGGGGACGACGTGGTCGCGTTCATCCAGGCCGACTTCGACCCGCAGGCTCCGAGCGAGGAGTTCCGCTCGATCCTCTGGCGCATCAACGTCGACGCCGACGATCAGGGCAAGGGCGTCGGCCGCTTCGCCGTCGAGGCGCTCGCCGACGAGGCGCGCAAGCGCGGCCTCGACGCTCTCTATGTCATCTGGGAACCCGGCGAGGACGGGCCTGAGGCATTCTTCCTGCGCACGGGCTTCGAGCCGGTCGGCGAGACCAACTACGGCGACACCATCGGCAAGCTCGCCCTGTGA
- a CDS encoding MGMT family protein yields MSRAADNDRRGLREYEAAGQFEADAFAEAVLDIVAQIPPGLVMSYGGIAAELGSRASRQVGKVMAHYGSEVPWWRVVHSDGRPADGHEDEALASYRAEGTPLRHSPSGYRIAMRDATWRR; encoded by the coding sequence GTGAGCAGGGCCGCCGACAATGATCGGCGCGGCCTGCGCGAGTACGAGGCCGCGGGTCAATTCGAGGCGGATGCCTTCGCCGAAGCCGTGCTCGACATCGTGGCGCAGATCCCGCCGGGCCTCGTCATGAGCTACGGCGGCATCGCTGCCGAGCTGGGCTCGCGCGCGTCCCGCCAGGTCGGGAAGGTCATGGCGCACTACGGGTCTGAGGTGCCGTGGTGGCGGGTCGTGCACTCCGACGGCCGCCCCGCCGACGGCCATGAGGACGAGGCACTCGCGAGCTATCGCGCGGAGGGCACACCCCTGCGCCACTCCCCCTCGGGCTATCGCATCGCGATGCGCGACGCGACCTGGCGCCGTTAG
- a CDS encoding ABC transporter ATP-binding protein — MSATAVVGVAGEDRSDLSKEESRRIRQRSLRLLGSLITPMKRRVIVTLVVVVISTILQVAGPALIGIGVDQGLAALRSGEWMPLGVTALTYLVTGVGGALSISWYTVSSAQISQAILIELRTRTFLHTQRLSLEFHESYTSGRIISRQTSDLDSIRELLDSGINQLVQGALYSGFIAIAIFTVDWVSGVVLLCSLVPLYFLIRWFQKRSQKLFRIQRVASAKLIVHFVETMTGIRAVKAFRKEKRNEREFGGLVEDYRKVNADTIQLFGIFDPGLVMIGNITVAVALLIGGFRVASGSLAIGSLLAVLLYARRFFDPMEEMAMFYNSYQSAAAALEKISGVLEEQPSVPEPTSPIRLDGAHGHVRFDEVSFHYKPGRDILPKFDLDIPAGQTIALVGSTGAGKSTLAKLVSRFYDPSFGEITLDGVDLRELSSEDLRRAIVMVTQEAYLFSGSVADNIALGKPDATIGEIERAARAVGAHEFIAALPDGYDTDVNKRGGRVSAGQRQLISFARAFLANPAVLILDEATSSLDIPSERLVQEALQTLLADRTAVIIAHRLSTVAIADRVLVMEHGRIVEDGAPAELIGGTGRFAQLHAAWRDSLV, encoded by the coding sequence GTGAGCGCCACAGCAGTCGTCGGCGTCGCCGGCGAAGACCGCAGCGATCTCTCGAAGGAGGAGTCGCGACGCATCCGGCAGCGCTCGCTGCGCCTGCTCGGCTCGCTGATCACGCCGATGAAGCGGCGGGTCATCGTGACCCTCGTCGTCGTCGTGATCTCGACGATCCTGCAGGTGGCCGGCCCCGCGCTGATCGGCATCGGCGTCGACCAGGGCCTGGCCGCGCTGCGCTCCGGCGAGTGGATGCCGCTCGGCGTCACCGCACTCACCTACCTCGTGACGGGTGTCGGCGGCGCGCTGTCGATCAGCTGGTACACGGTGTCGTCGGCGCAGATCAGCCAGGCGATCCTGATCGAGCTGCGCACGCGCACCTTCCTGCACACGCAGCGGCTGAGTCTCGAGTTCCACGAGTCGTACACGTCCGGCCGCATCATCTCGCGGCAGACGAGCGACCTCGACTCGATCCGGGAGCTGCTCGACTCGGGCATCAACCAGCTGGTGCAAGGCGCGCTGTACTCCGGATTCATCGCGATCGCGATCTTCACGGTCGACTGGGTCTCAGGGGTCGTGCTGCTGTGTTCGCTCGTGCCGCTGTACTTCCTCATCCGGTGGTTCCAGAAGCGCTCGCAGAAGCTGTTCCGGATCCAGCGCGTGGCGTCGGCGAAGCTCATCGTGCACTTCGTCGAGACGATGACGGGCATCCGCGCCGTCAAGGCGTTCCGGAAGGAGAAGCGCAACGAGCGCGAGTTCGGCGGGCTGGTCGAGGACTACCGCAAGGTGAACGCCGACACGATCCAGCTGTTCGGCATCTTCGACCCGGGGCTCGTGATGATCGGCAACATCACGGTCGCGGTCGCGCTGCTGATCGGCGGATTCCGCGTGGCATCCGGCTCGCTCGCGATCGGGTCCCTGCTCGCCGTGCTGTTGTACGCGCGTCGCTTCTTCGACCCGATGGAGGAGATGGCGATGTTCTACAACTCCTACCAGTCGGCGGCGGCGGCGCTCGAGAAGATCTCGGGCGTGCTCGAAGAGCAGCCGAGCGTGCCGGAGCCGACGAGCCCGATCCGCCTCGACGGGGCGCACGGGCACGTGCGCTTCGACGAGGTGTCGTTCCACTACAAGCCCGGCCGAGACATCCTGCCGAAGTTCGACCTCGATATTCCGGCCGGGCAGACGATCGCTCTCGTCGGTTCGACCGGCGCCGGCAAGTCGACGCTCGCGAAGCTCGTGTCGCGCTTCTACGACCCGTCGTTCGGCGAGATCACCCTCGACGGGGTCGACCTGCGCGAGCTGTCGTCTGAAGACCTGCGGCGTGCGATCGTCATGGTCACGCAGGAGGCGTACCTGTTCTCCGGCTCGGTCGCCGACAACATCGCGCTCGGCAAGCCGGACGCGACGATCGGTGAGATCGAGCGTGCGGCGCGGGCCGTCGGCGCGCACGAGTTCATCGCGGCGCTTCCCGACGGCTACGACACCGACGTGAACAAGCGCGGCGGCCGCGTTTCGGCCGGGCAGCGGCAGCTGATCTCGTTCGCGCGGGCGTTCCTCGCGAACCCGGCCGTGCTGATCCTCGATGAGGCGACGTCGTCGCTCGACATCCCGAGCGAGCGGCTCGTACAGGAGGCGCTGCAGACCCTGCTCGCCGACCGCACCGCCGTCATCATCGCGCACCGCCTGTCGACGGTCGCGATCGCCGACCGCGTGCTCGTGATGGAGCACGGCCGCATCGTCGAAGACGGCGCCCCCGCCGAGCTCATCGGCGGAACGGGCCGCTTCGCCCAGTTGCACGCGGCCTGGCGCGACTCGCTGGTGTAG